GTGTTTCTACAGTACCATTTCCATAACTTTGTGAAATTCGTATGCATTGAGAACTAATACTTCCTTGACCATCCcgtttatgatttttttcttgatcatCTAGCCTCATACGTTTTACATTACATTTCTCTAAACCATTATCATACTCTATATCAGAACCACTTGATGCATAATCTACACCACAATTGACTTTTTGAACATTAACTTCTTTTATCCTTTTGATACTGACACTCTTGTTATCAAAATCATGATTTTCCATTAGATTTGAATTATCTAAAGGCATTctacgaatattttctttcggaAATTTTTGTGAATCGTAATGAATCTCATTATTACACTCCTGTTGCATTACTAAGAAGTTTGCATTACTAGTTTTTGCTTCTTTATGAATATCATAAAGACCGTGGTATTTCGgaacattttttgaaaattcaattaatgttTCTAGCCTTAGTGAAGGTGTgacttcatttttctttccatcgacTTCATTATGAATAAACGTATTTGATTTTGCTTCAACAGTTTCATCAGAATCAAGTGTTTCTTCGTCATCCTCACCATCGTTTAAAGGTGATCCTCGCGGTGAATTTGCAATACTATCTAATTCTCCTATAGGTGATCCTAAGtctaaaattaagtaatttttattatttttataatatataatttttattaattagatatttataataagataaactTTTACCTCTTGGTGAACCAGCCATTGTTACATTGGGGCTATTTGGACATTCTGGTGATGGTAAGCAATCATACATTTCCAATAAATCTGTATTACAATTGGAATTACTAGTGGCAGTGACTGAAGACATGATTTTCCCATTTGAATTTTCGATTGAATTATTCGTGTTGGCAGTGGTTGTAGATGATGGAGtttgacaattttttgtacattttgcAGTATTCATTTGTTCATGTAAAGAATCCAACAGAAGTGCAAGAAATTCCTGACAATCATGCtgttaatcattatttttattaattattcaaattcttcattaataattaagtaatatataaaaatattccaaagttACCTGTCTATAGTCTTTAAATTGTGAATGATATGCCCCTAATGTTTGTTTAAATTCAGTAGGCCTAAGAACGCTATATTTGCCAGACCACATTTTACCAAGAAGTGCACTAAAATGTGCCATCAATGACCCAGGAGGAGGAAGTTTTTCTCCCCTTTGTTGTAAATCCAAAAAATGTCGCAGTACGGGAGGAGTTGCAGTTAAACACTGCAAGCCAGCAGCCATAAAGCAAGTATTACCAAGATTGCGAAGACCACATACTCCCGCGCGTAAAACTACatcttctatataatataaacataataaaacattaatcaattattttaataaatttttttttaaaaatcagatattaattttatatacataaatatgatAGTATTTATACATACCCATTTGTGAATCATCTTGAGAATCTCCACCTTCTGAAAACAAATTGTTTAGAGCTGGAGTATCAGGAGGTAAAAATGGACCATATTCTATACCAGTTCCATTATCACCAATAGGATCTGCACCAACATctgtaaaatcatttaaaccaGGTGGTGGTGGAAGTGGAATAGCATAGTCTGATGTAGAACTATTTGCTTCAGtcctatataataaatattatgttaataatttatataatttattatatgtattacatatatattaataattatttgaatgaataatgTTAATCATACCATGTATCTTCTATACCCATATTAACTTCTGATGAAAGCAGTTTATCCTCTTGAAGAGTTAAAGTATGGTCTAAAGAAGAGGTTAATGGACTAAGACCAGTAGAATCTAATACCTCTGATATCTCTGCGACTTCAGgcagataataaatttcagaagatccaatcattgaaatattttctacttcTGAGACATCCACCTTATTGTCCATTCAGATAATGAAATACCAAATATtacctaaaaatataattattacaaaagaaagaatcaatGTACATTTGTTAAAATCAAAACATTACATCTTAtactttcttaaaataaaaaatttttttcatatttatattttttaaagatttatatctgataagaaattatatttaactttataaaatttatttaaattaataaattacatataagaaatataaatctaatatatttaaaaattttaaatctttagtaaaatacatcataaaaaaatattttttccataaaagcaaaaaaactttaaaactttatttattgttcTGTTTTCCCTCTAATTTTGTGAAGATTTAACATgcatcatttaaatttcatttaatataacattaataacaaataaatgaatataaaaaataacaaatatgataataaaacataaatatcatttcaggccaaaattttacaaattacattGAATTACATGAAATCATCAAACAATACTTAAATCATCCTAACCTAAGACGTCGGGAACGATTACCGCGAATTCTTTGGCGTCCTATTGTTGTAAGTTGATAAACTCCTCAAGgaacaattattatcgataactggatttttttgttttttagaagtaagattatattatattgactaTTACACTGATCAATATGGAAGAAACTGAATTCTGTAGTCTATAAAAGTACAACTAGACCTTGCCCACACAAATCGTAATCATCCTGTAATATCGTAATAGcacaaatttgatataaatatacacagaaaaacatacaattttatatttaatatggatgtataaaaaaa
This DNA window, taken from Apis mellifera strain DH4 linkage group LG12, Amel_HAv3.1, whole genome shotgun sequence, encodes the following:
- the LOC413123 gene encoding uncharacterized protein LOC413123 isoform X1; translation: MDNKVDVSEVENISMIGSSEIYYLPEVAEISEVLDSTGLSPLTSSLDHTLTLQEDKLLSSEVNMGIEDTWTEANSSTSDYAIPLPPPPGLNDFTDVGADPIGDNGTGIEYGPFLPPDTPALNNLFSEGGDSQDDSQMEDVVLRAGVCGLRNLGNTCFMAAGLQCLTATPPVLRHFLDLQQRGEKLPPPGSLMAHFSALLGKMWSGKYSVLRPTEFKQTLGAYHSQFKDYRQHDCQEFLALLLDSLHEQMNTAKCTKNCQTPSSTTTANTNNSIENSNGKIMSSVTATSNSNCNTDLLEMYDCLPSPECPNSPNVTMAGSPRDLGSPIGELDSIANSPRGSPLNDGEDDEETLDSDETVEAKSNTFIHNEVDGKKNEVTPSLRLETLIEFSKNVPKYHGLYDIHKEAKTSNANFLVMQQECNNEIHYDSQKFPKENIRRMPLDNSNLMENHDFDNKSVSIKRIKEVNVQKVNCGVDYASSGSDIEYDNGLEKCNVKRMRLDDQEKNHKRDGQGSISSQCIRISQSYGNGTVETQDEIEADKHWAKHLKSNRSIIVDTFQGQFKSKVVCAVCNHVSVTYEPFMYLSVPLPHAMERQLNVTYVPANGDQPIRCVVSLNKQSRIGKLKEELLKTLGKENIAVTNIALAEVLENHISKILDDNTLLRHINDTNRSIYAFELTEPPDAYTSVPDGGGDRVTEADSCQKCTVTGEEIPCTICLEELDGDLKRHSGNSCNFVMCDTCIENYFKNQTEPQMCPMCSTYMTASSFIKIDQTGRPRPAIRILNVPLVLRHDTTNETSNNRKGTKLFGYPHLVRLPSRVNAKDLYDIVRKNVPQEGNYTLHFVTGQGHHCSRCMYTTHCTGCSVSETGMVILCNGDTLAVRYTEQVPKIASPIDHVSISKQRPHHPLSLYDCLQAFSQSETLDEHNPWFCPKCERNRCATKTLTVHRYPKFLIVYLKRFVFYECTSMKLDDKVTFPLVGLSVGQHLYDLYACVCHFGGVSAGHYTAYAKNPRTDTWYYYNDEITSRQKPQEEDFSNAYILFYSRQGTNLKSCNI
- the LOC413123 gene encoding uncharacterized protein LOC413123 isoform X3 produces the protein MDNKVDVSEVENISMIGSSEIYYLPEVAEISEVLDSTGLSPLTSSLDHTLTLQEDKLLSSEVNMGIEDTWTEANSSTSDYAIPLPPPPGLNDFTDVGADPIGDNGTGIEYGPFLPPDTPALNNLFSEGGDSQDDSQMEDVVLRAGVCGLRNLGNTCFMAAGLQCLTATPPVLRHFLDLQQRGEKLPPPGSLMAHFSALLGKMWSGKYSVLRPTEFKQTLGAYHSQFKDYRQHDCQEFLALLLDSLHEQMNTAKCTKNCQTPSSTTTANTNNSIENSNGKIMSSVTATSNSNCNTDLLEMYDCLPSPECPNSPNVTMAGSPRDLGSPIGELDSIANSPRGSPLNDGEDDEETLDSDETVEAKSNTFIHNEVDGKKNEVTPSLRLETLIEFSKNVPKYHGLYDIHKEAKTSNANFLVMQQECNNEIHYDSQKFPKENIRRMPLDNSNLMENHDFDNKSVSIKRIKEVNVQKVNCGVDYASSGSDIEYDNGLEKCNVKRMRLDDQEKNHKRDGQGSISSQCIRISQSYGNGTVETQDEIEADKHWAKHLKSNRSIIVDTFQGQFKSKVVCAVCNHVSVTYEPFMYLSVPLPHAMERQLNVTYVPANGDQPIRCVVSLNKQSRIGKLKEELLKTLGKENIAVTNIALAEVLENHISKILDDNTLLRHINDTNRSIYAFELTEPPDAYTSVPDGGGDRVTEADSCQKCTVTGEEIPCTICLEELDGDLKRHSGNSCNFVMCDTCIENYFKNQTEPQMCPMCSTYMTASSFIKIDQTGRPRPAIRILNVPLVLRHDTTNETSNNRKGTKLFGYPHLVRLPSRVNAKDLYDIVRKNVPQEGNYTLHFVTGQGHHCSRCMYTTHCTGCSVSETGMVILCNGDTLAVRYTEQVPKIASPIDHVSISKQRPHHPLSLYDCLQAFSQRFTRSIAKH